The proteins below come from a single Agromyces flavus genomic window:
- the tmk gene encoding dTMP kinase, translated as MSRGLFVTLEGGDGSGKSTQASLLEQWLAEHGRAVLRTREPGGTPVGVEVREIVLHHRGDVAPRAEALLYAADRAHHVATVVRPAIARGDVVVQDRYVDSSVAYQGAGRVLDAREVRALSDWATEGLMPDLTVLLDLPWDVAQGRLQDARTRYDRLEAEAGEFHARVRDAYLGLAAAEPERFLVVDATLPVDEIAARISERVEPLL; from the coding sequence GTGAGTCGCGGACTGTTCGTCACCCTCGAGGGCGGCGACGGTTCCGGCAAGTCCACGCAGGCGAGCCTGCTCGAGCAGTGGCTCGCCGAGCATGGTCGTGCGGTCCTCCGGACGCGGGAACCCGGCGGCACGCCCGTCGGCGTCGAGGTCCGCGAGATCGTGCTGCACCATCGCGGCGACGTCGCGCCGCGGGCCGAGGCGCTGCTCTACGCGGCCGACCGGGCGCACCACGTCGCCACGGTCGTGCGGCCCGCCATCGCCCGCGGCGACGTGGTGGTCCAAGACCGGTATGTCGACTCGTCGGTCGCATACCAAGGTGCTGGCCGGGTGCTCGACGCGCGCGAGGTGCGCGCGCTGTCCGACTGGGCGACCGAGGGCCTCATGCCCGACCTCACGGTCCTGCTCGACCTGCCATGGGACGTCGCGCAAGGCCGCCTCCAGGATGCGCGCACGCGGTACGACCGGCTCGAGGCCGAGGCGGGGGAGTTCCACGCCAGGGTCCGCGACGCGTACCTGGGCCTCGCTGCCGCCGAGCCCGAGCGCTTCCTCGTCGTCGACGCGACGCTGCCCGTCGACGAGATCGCCGCGCGTATCTCCGAGCGGGTCGAGCCCCTGCTGTGA
- the topA gene encoding type I DNA topoisomerase, whose product MPGTKKLVIVESPTKMKSIAAYLGDGYEVLSSVGHIRDLIEPKNLPAELKKGSLGKFSVDVENGFEPYYVVSDSKKKTVAELKRALKDADELLLATDEDREGEAIAWHLLQELKPKVPVRRMVFHEITKDAILKAKDQTRELDTALVDAQETRRILDRLYGYEVSPVLWRKVGPGLSAGRVQSAATRLVVDRERERLAFVPASYWDLVGRFTSDDSGFEAKLVRVGGERVATGRDFDDSGRLTGKAVVLDEPTAHALAAALRDDAVARRVSRVESKPYSRRPAAPFTTSTLQQESARKLRLSARDTMRVAQSLYENGYITYMRTDSVSLSQQAIQAARTQAVKLYGADSVPDKPRAYAGKSKNAQEAHEAIRPSGEVFRTPAELQNVLRGSEFKLYDLIWKRTVASQMADAKGQTATVTIEVGPTAADATTPESATAPVAGTTAEFTASGTVITFRGFLAAYEESRDEERNADDSPGEAKLPPLKEGQAVGLAELEEKGHETSPPPRYTEASLVKRLEELGIGRPSTFASIISTILDRGYVTQRGQALVPSWVAFSVVRLLEEHFGDLVEYDFTAEMEDDLDRIASGEADRVDWLNEFYFGSDRHKGLRQVVDNLGEIDAREINSVEITPGVTLRIGKYGPYLETMDADAAPDAPPRRVNLPDDLAPDELTAEKARELIEAPVQGDRVLGANPENGKQVVVKDGRFGPYVTEIEPEPEADEARVDPATGEVAEPAKPKRGAKKTAAPKPRTASLFKSMQPAEIDLATALKLLDLPRIVGADPESGDEITAQNGRYGPYLKKGAETRTLPSEDAIFEIDLAGALELLAQPKYGARRASSALKEFAEDPVSGKPIKVKDGRFGPYVTDGTTNATIPRGESVEDITFERAAELLQVKRDKGPAAPRAKRTTTAKRSTSTRSKKSSSA is encoded by the coding sequence GTGCCAGGCACGAAGAAGCTCGTGATCGTGGAGTCGCCGACGAAGATGAAGTCGATCGCCGCGTACCTCGGCGACGGCTACGAGGTCCTCTCCTCGGTCGGCCACATCCGCGACCTCATCGAGCCCAAGAACCTCCCGGCCGAGCTCAAGAAGGGCTCGCTGGGCAAGTTCTCCGTCGACGTCGAGAACGGGTTCGAGCCGTACTACGTGGTCTCCGACTCGAAGAAGAAGACGGTCGCCGAACTCAAGCGCGCGCTGAAGGACGCCGACGAGCTCCTGCTCGCCACCGATGAGGACCGCGAGGGCGAGGCCATCGCCTGGCACCTGCTGCAGGAGCTCAAGCCCAAGGTGCCCGTGCGGCGCATGGTGTTCCACGAGATCACGAAGGACGCCATCCTCAAGGCGAAGGACCAGACCCGCGAGCTCGACACGGCGCTCGTCGACGCGCAGGAGACCCGTCGCATCCTCGACCGGCTCTACGGCTACGAGGTGTCGCCGGTGCTCTGGCGCAAGGTCGGACCGGGCCTGTCGGCCGGTCGCGTGCAGTCGGCCGCGACGCGGCTCGTCGTCGATCGCGAGCGCGAACGACTCGCGTTCGTGCCGGCGTCCTACTGGGACCTCGTCGGCCGGTTCACGAGTGACGACTCCGGTTTCGAGGCGAAGCTGGTCCGCGTCGGCGGCGAGCGCGTGGCCACCGGCCGCGACTTCGACGACTCGGGTCGACTGACGGGCAAGGCCGTCGTCCTCGATGAGCCGACGGCGCACGCATTGGCCGCGGCGTTGCGCGACGACGCGGTCGCGCGCCGTGTGAGCCGAGTCGAGTCCAAGCCGTACTCGCGGCGCCCGGCGGCACCGTTCACGACCTCCACGCTGCAGCAGGAATCCGCTCGCAAGCTGCGGTTGTCGGCCCGCGACACCATGCGCGTGGCGCAGTCGCTGTACGAGAACGGGTACATCACCTATATGCGCACCGATTCGGTGTCGCTCTCGCAGCAGGCGATTCAGGCCGCGCGCACGCAGGCCGTGAAGCTCTACGGTGCCGACAGTGTGCCCGACAAGCCGCGCGCGTACGCCGGCAAGTCCAAGAACGCCCAGGAGGCGCACGAGGCGATCCGCCCGTCGGGCGAGGTCTTCCGCACGCCGGCCGAACTGCAGAACGTCCTCCGTGGCAGCGAGTTCAAGCTGTACGACCTCATCTGGAAGCGCACCGTCGCCTCGCAGATGGCCGACGCCAAGGGCCAGACGGCGACCGTCACCATCGAGGTCGGTCCGACCGCAGCCGACGCCACGACGCCCGAATCGGCGACGGCGCCCGTGGCGGGCACCACGGCCGAGTTCACCGCGAGCGGCACCGTCATCACGTTCCGCGGCTTCCTCGCCGCATATGAGGAGAGCCGCGACGAGGAGCGCAACGCCGACGACTCGCCGGGCGAGGCGAAGCTGCCGCCGCTCAAGGAGGGACAGGCCGTCGGACTCGCCGAGCTCGAGGAGAAGGGCCACGAGACGAGCCCGCCCCCGCGCTACACCGAGGCGAGCCTCGTCAAGCGGCTCGAAGAGCTCGGCATCGGACGACCCTCGACGTTCGCCTCGATCATCTCCACCATCCTCGACCGCGGGTACGTCACGCAGCGCGGCCAGGCGCTCGTGCCGAGCTGGGTCGCGTTCTCGGTGGTGCGCCTGCTCGAGGAGCACTTCGGCGACCTCGTCGAGTACGACTTCACCGCCGAGATGGAGGACGACCTCGATCGCATCGCGTCGGGCGAAGCCGACCGCGTGGACTGGCTCAACGAGTTCTACTTCGGCAGCGACCGGCACAAGGGACTCCGCCAAGTGGTCGACAACCTCGGCGAGATCGACGCGCGCGAGATCAACTCGGTCGAGATCACGCCGGGCGTCACGCTCCGCATCGGCAAGTACGGGCCCTACCTCGAGACGATGGATGCCGACGCCGCGCCCGACGCGCCGCCGCGCCGCGTGAACCTGCCCGACGACCTCGCGCCCGACGAGCTCACCGCCGAGAAGGCGCGCGAGCTCATCGAGGCGCCCGTGCAGGGCGACCGGGTGCTGGGTGCGAACCCCGAGAACGGCAAGCAGGTGGTCGTGAAGGACGGACGGTTCGGGCCGTACGTCACCGAGATCGAGCCCGAGCCCGAGGCGGACGAGGCCCGCGTCGACCCCGCCACCGGCGAGGTCGCCGAGCCCGCCAAGCCCAAGCGCGGGGCGAAGAAGACGGCGGCGCCCAAGCCGCGCACGGCGTCGCTGTTCAAGAGCATGCAGCCCGCCGAGATCGACCTCGCGACCGCGCTGAAGCTCCTCGACCTGCCGCGCATCGTCGGGGCCGACCCCGAGTCGGGCGACGAGATCACCGCCCAGAACGGCCGCTACGGCCCGTACCTGAAGAAGGGTGCCGAGACGCGCACGCTGCCGAGCGAGGATGCGATCTTCGAGATCGACCTGGCCGGCGCGCTCGAGTTGCTCGCCCAGCCGAAGTACGGCGCGCGTCGCGCATCGAGCGCGCTCAAGGAGTTCGCCGAGGACCCGGTCAGCGGCAAGCCGATCAAAGTCAAGGACGGCCGGTTCGGACCGTACGTGACCGACGGGACGACGAACGCGACGATCCCGCGCGGCGAATCCGTCGAGGACATCACGTTCGAACGTGCGGCGGAACTGCTCCAGGTCAAGCGCGACAAGGGTCCCGCCGCGCCGCGCGCCAAGCGGACGACCACGGCGAAGCGTTCGACCTCGACGCGCTCGAAGAAGTCGAGCTCGGCGTGA
- a CDS encoding SGNH/GDSL hydrolase family protein, with translation MVATAILAALALLLGTAAFGPAEPASAAVAAGKPVKPPKPGGSTELEYAAVGDSFAAGVGGGSYLDTSCYRSANSYPRQLDADANKRLVSFPACTGASTVETLAQIATISTTAKVVTVTVGGNDVGFSNVMRNCFAFPSDSCQSSIDAGAAIAASQAFRDKVAGVITAIRTRTEPDAKVIVAGYPLLFHLNSSGVNTRYQWADEVNAETVVLNNVIESVAVGTGATFVDVEDDFAGHGIGSGSSWIVDWMYVNWNTAFHPTATGYAAYANAIRAVPVP, from the coding sequence GTGGTCGCCACGGCGATCCTGGCGGCGCTCGCCCTCCTGCTCGGCACCGCGGCGTTCGGTCCCGCCGAGCCCGCCTCGGCCGCCGTCGCGGCGGGCAAGCCCGTCAAGCCGCCGAAGCCCGGGGGCTCGACGGAACTCGAGTACGCGGCCGTCGGTGACTCCTTCGCCGCCGGCGTCGGTGGCGGCAGCTACCTCGACACGTCGTGCTATCGGAGTGCGAACAGCTACCCGAGGCAGCTCGACGCCGATGCGAACAAGCGCCTGGTGTCGTTCCCCGCCTGCACGGGTGCGTCGACCGTCGAGACGCTCGCGCAGATCGCGACCATCTCGACGACCGCCAAGGTCGTCACGGTCACCGTGGGTGGGAACGACGTCGGATTCAGCAACGTCATGCGGAACTGCTTCGCGTTCCCGTCGGACTCCTGCCAGTCCTCGATCGACGCCGGCGCCGCGATCGCCGCCTCGCAGGCGTTCCGCGACAAGGTCGCCGGAGTCATCACCGCCATCCGCACGCGCACCGAGCCCGACGCGAAGGTCATCGTGGCCGGCTACCCGCTGCTCTTCCACCTGAATTCGTCGGGCGTGAACACGAGGTACCAGTGGGCCGACGAGGTCAACGCGGAGACCGTGGTGCTCAACAACGTCATCGAGTCGGTGGCGGTCGGCACCGGGGCGACCTTCGTGGACGTCGAGGATGACTTCGCCGGTCACGGCATCGGCAGTGGCAGCTCGTGGATCGTGGATTGGATGTACGTCAACTGGAACACCGCGTTCCATCCGACGGCGACCGGGTACGCGGCATACGCCAACGCGATCCGCGCGGTTCCCGTGCCCTGA
- a CDS encoding DNA polymerase III subunit delta', producing MTVWSDLTGQDAAIAVLRAAATASTAAHGAPVSSDMTHSWLITGPPGSGRSNLAYAFAEALLSGAPDGDEAVHAQVVARSHPDLHVLATEGVIIKVADVRKIVERSHYAPSVGRHRVIVVEDADRMTEQTSNVLLKELEEPPERTVWILCAPSEADLIPTIRSRVRSVRLQVPSVADVAALLARRDGVDPIIAERAAREAQSHIGMAHRLATSVEARDRRAETLRLALSVRSTPGAVAAAARMLEIAGDDAKAITELRDAEEREHTLRSLGVAPGQAVPAALRSQLRALEEDQKRRATRSLRDGIDRILVDLASLFRDILITQLGADVELVNVEIADDIARAAASAPPARTLATLDAIQEARTRIDGNVQPALALEAMLVAAIRRPEPARGVRS from the coding sequence GTGACCGTGTGGAGCGACCTGACCGGCCAGGATGCCGCGATCGCCGTGCTGCGCGCGGCGGCGACCGCGTCGACGGCCGCGCACGGCGCCCCCGTGTCGTCCGACATGACGCACTCCTGGCTGATCACCGGTCCGCCCGGTTCCGGTCGCTCCAACCTCGCCTACGCGTTCGCCGAGGCGCTGCTCTCGGGCGCGCCCGACGGCGATGAGGCGGTGCACGCGCAGGTCGTCGCGCGAAGCCACCCCGATCTCCACGTGCTCGCGACCGAGGGCGTGATCATCAAGGTCGCCGACGTGCGCAAGATCGTCGAGCGCTCGCACTACGCGCCGTCGGTCGGACGCCACCGCGTCATCGTCGTCGAGGATGCCGACCGGATGACCGAGCAGACCTCGAACGTGCTGCTGAAAGAGCTCGAGGAGCCGCCGGAGCGCACCGTCTGGATCCTGTGTGCGCCGAGCGAGGCCGACCTCATCCCCACCATCCGATCGCGCGTACGGTCGGTGCGACTCCAGGTGCCGAGCGTGGCCGATGTCGCCGCGCTCCTGGCGCGCCGTGACGGCGTCGATCCGATCATCGCCGAGCGCGCCGCGCGAGAGGCGCAGAGCCACATCGGCATGGCGCACCGATTGGCCACGAGCGTCGAGGCGCGCGACCGTCGTGCCGAGACCCTCCGCCTCGCGCTCTCGGTCCGGTCCACGCCGGGCGCCGTCGCCGCGGCGGCTCGGATGCTCGAGATCGCCGGTGACGACGCGAAGGCGATCACCGAGCTGCGCGACGCCGAGGAACGCGAGCACACCCTCCGCTCGCTCGGCGTGGCACCCGGCCAGGCCGTGCCGGCCGCCCTCCGCTCCCAGCTGCGGGCGCTCGAGGAGGACCAGAAGCGTCGCGCGACCCGGAGCCTGCGCGACGGCATCGACCGCATCCTGGTCGACCTCGCCTCGCTGTTCCGCGACATCCTCATCACCCAGCTCGGTGCCGACGTCGAGCTGGTCAACGTCGAGATCGCCGACGACATCGCGCGGGCCGCGGCATCCGCCCCGCCCGCACGAACGCTCGCCACGCTCGACGCCATCCAGGAGGCCCGTACCCGCATCGACGGCAACGTGCAGCCCGCGCTCGCGCTCGAGGCGATGCTGGTCGCGGCGATCCGGCGTCCCGAGCCGGCACGAGGGGTGCGATCGTGA
- the prpB gene encoding methylisocitrate lyase: MLYAQTPAHEKRRLFRERLASGELLRFPGAFNPLSARLIERKGFEGVYISGAVLSADLGLPDIGLTTLSEVAGRGSQIARMTELPAIIDADTGFGEPMNVARTVQEMEDAGLAGLHIEDQVNPKRCGHLDGKQVVDEHTALQRIAAAVDARRDENFLIMARTDIRAVDGLDAAVDRAKRLVDAGADAIFPEAMASLEEFAAIRAAVDVPLLANMTEFGKSDLFTVQQLADVGMNIVIWPVSLLRIAMGAASRGLDELTEAGALTRLLPEMQHRADLYELIDYEGYNHFDTSIFNFTVAR; this comes from the coding sequence ATGCTCTACGCACAGACCCCCGCGCACGAGAAGCGCCGGCTGTTCCGCGAGCGCCTCGCGAGCGGCGAGCTGCTCCGCTTCCCCGGCGCGTTCAACCCGCTCTCGGCGCGGCTCATCGAGCGCAAGGGCTTCGAGGGCGTCTACATCTCGGGCGCTGTGCTCTCGGCCGACCTCGGGCTGCCCGACATCGGGCTCACGACGCTGAGCGAGGTCGCCGGCCGCGGAAGTCAGATCGCCCGGATGACCGAGCTGCCCGCGATCATCGACGCCGACACGGGCTTCGGCGAGCCCATGAACGTCGCCCGCACCGTGCAGGAGATGGAGGACGCGGGGCTCGCAGGCCTCCACATCGAGGATCAGGTCAACCCGAAGCGGTGCGGCCACCTCGACGGCAAGCAGGTCGTCGACGAGCACACCGCCCTGCAGCGGATCGCTGCGGCGGTCGATGCGCGCCGCGACGAGAACTTCCTGATCATGGCGCGTACCGACATCCGTGCCGTCGACGGGCTCGACGCTGCGGTCGACCGGGCCAAGCGCCTCGTCGACGCCGGTGCCGACGCGATCTTCCCCGAGGCGATGGCCTCGCTCGAGGAGTTCGCCGCGATCCGCGCCGCGGTCGACGTGCCCCTGCTGGCGAACATGACCGAGTTCGGCAAGAGCGACCTGTTCACCGTGCAGCAGCTCGCCGACGTGGGCATGAACATCGTGATCTGGCCGGTCTCGCTGCTGCGCATCGCGATGGGCGCCGCGAGCCGCGGCCTCGACGAGCTGACGGAGGCCGGTGCGCTCACGCGCCTGCTGCCCGAGATGCAGCACCGCGCCGACCTCTACGAGCTCATCGACTACGAGGGCTACAACCACTTCGACACCTCGATCTTCAACTTCACCGTCGCACGGTGA
- a CDS encoding OsmC family protein codes for MDLSSFGVRATAGTLRAADGVTLDHVWTDEGVVAAPATNGAQVLHLSVALCILNDTYREADRLGIELAGIAVEADGGFTDAWRSTGIEYSVTLDSTASADDLERLRAAVDAVAEIPRAIRAGAPVSRLG; via the coding sequence ATGGACCTCTCCTCGTTCGGCGTGCGCGCAACCGCGGGCACGCTTCGCGCCGCCGACGGCGTGACGCTCGACCACGTCTGGACCGACGAGGGCGTCGTCGCGGCCCCGGCGACCAACGGCGCCCAGGTGCTGCACCTGTCCGTGGCGCTCTGCATCCTCAACGACACGTACCGGGAGGCGGATCGGCTGGGGATCGAGCTCGCCGGCATCGCCGTCGAAGCCGACGGCGGCTTCACCGACGCGTGGCGCTCGACCGGCATCGAGTATTCCGTGACGCTCGATTCCACCGCCTCGGCCGATGACCTCGAACGGCTCCGCGCTGCGGTCGACGCGGTCGCCGAGATCCCTCGCGCGATCCGTGCGGGTGCGCCGGTCTCGCGCCTCGGATGA
- a CDS encoding bifunctional 2-methylcitrate synthase/citrate synthase: MTDTLATAPAPRPDIRKGLAGVVVDTTAISKVNPETNSLLYRGYPVQELARAKRFEEVAYLLWHGELPDGAELAEFRAAERAGRALQPNVKAAIDLLPTTCHPMDVVRTAVSVMGASDPAAQDSSPEANLVKATGLFAALPAVVAYDQRRRRGQHLVPPRDDLDYSANFLHMTFGEVPEPVVVDAFDVSMILYAEHSFNASTFTARVITSTLSDLHSAVVGAIGALKGPLHGGANEAVMHVFDEIGSADEVVPWLDAALAEKRKVMGFGHRVYKNGDSRVPTMKAALDTLIAHYDRPDVASLYDALATEFTARKGIHPNLDYPSGPAYHLMGFDTELFTPLFVASRVTGWTAHVIEQAASNALIRPLSAYDGVDERHV, from the coding sequence ATGACCGACACCCTCGCGACCGCGCCCGCGCCGCGCCCCGACATCCGCAAGGGCCTGGCCGGCGTCGTGGTCGACACCACGGCGATCTCCAAGGTCAATCCCGAGACGAACTCGCTGCTCTACCGCGGCTACCCCGTGCAGGAACTTGCCCGGGCCAAGCGGTTCGAGGAGGTCGCGTACCTGCTCTGGCACGGCGAGCTGCCGGATGGCGCGGAGCTGGCCGAGTTCCGCGCCGCCGAGCGCGCGGGGCGTGCACTGCAGCCGAACGTGAAGGCCGCGATCGACCTGCTGCCCACGACGTGCCACCCGATGGACGTCGTGCGCACGGCCGTGAGCGTCATGGGCGCGTCCGACCCGGCCGCCCAGGACTCGAGCCCCGAAGCGAACCTCGTGAAGGCGACCGGACTCTTCGCGGCCCTGCCCGCCGTCGTCGCCTACGACCAGCGCCGGCGCCGAGGACAGCACCTCGTGCCGCCGCGCGACGATCTCGACTACTCGGCCAACTTTCTGCACATGACCTTCGGCGAGGTGCCCGAGCCGGTCGTGGTCGACGCGTTCGACGTGTCGATGATCCTCTACGCCGAGCACTCGTTCAACGCATCGACCTTCACGGCGCGCGTCATCACCTCGACGCTCTCCGACCTGCACTCGGCCGTCGTCGGCGCGATCGGCGCGCTCAAGGGACCGCTGCACGGGGGCGCCAACGAGGCCGTCATGCACGTCTTCGACGAGATCGGCTCGGCCGACGAGGTCGTGCCCTGGCTCGACGCGGCGCTCGCCGAGAAGCGCAAGGTCATGGGCTTCGGCCATCGCGTGTACAAGAACGGCGACTCACGCGTCCCGACGATGAAGGCCGCGCTCGACACGCTCATCGCGCACTACGACCGGCCGGATGTCGCGTCACTCTACGACGCGCTCGCCACCGAGTTCACTGCGCGCAAGGGCATCCACCCCAACCTCGACTATCCGTCGGGCCCGGCGTACCACCTCATGGGGTTCGACACGGAGCTCTTCACGCCCCTCTTCGTGGCGTCGCGGGTGACCGGGTGGACGGCGCACGTGATCGAGCAGGCCGCGTCCAACGCCCTGATCAGGCCGCTGTCGGCGTACGACGGGGTGGACGAGCGGCACGTCTGA
- a CDS encoding alpha/beta hydrolase has protein sequence MRRARRWLAAVAAATVLVMSGCSLPSFLTGPGSARSEPTGEKVSAELEPYYEQVLEWEPCGQMQCATATAPLDWSAPETDSIELALVRQPARGEKQGSLLVNPGGPGASGYEFISESLGYAVGPRLQEHFDVVGFDPRGVGRSTPVTCFDDDAEKDAFLYGVIPAERGSDEWIAAARDANEDFGAACAHRTGELLANVDTESAARDLDLLRAIVGDEKLNYLGYSYGTLLGATYADLYPDKVGRLVLDGAVDPTTTLDEVNIAQSIGFEHALKGYLADCLASDECPFAGTVDEAADEVGRLLASVDASPLQGSDGRQLGADALVLAIIYPLYSPETWPYLSDMFESVMFGQADTALAFADGYNGRETDGTYRDNSVEAFRAINCLDNTYDDDVSSMRQRAAELAEAAPIIGPYFSFGDIGCANWPYAADGPPAPTTAEGAAPILVVGTTGDPATPYDDAVALADQLDSGVLVTYDGEGHTAYRKSNACVDQAVEAYFLDGTVPSSDPGC, from the coding sequence GTGAGGCGCGCGCGCCGATGGCTGGCGGCGGTCGCCGCGGCGACCGTCCTGGTCATGAGCGGATGCTCCCTCCCGTCGTTCCTGACAGGGCCGGGCAGTGCGCGCTCCGAGCCGACGGGCGAGAAGGTGAGCGCCGAGCTCGAGCCGTACTACGAACAGGTGCTCGAGTGGGAACCCTGCGGCCAGATGCAGTGCGCCACGGCCACTGCGCCTCTCGACTGGTCGGCGCCCGAGACCGACTCCATCGAGCTCGCGCTGGTGCGGCAGCCTGCGCGGGGCGAGAAGCAGGGATCGCTGCTCGTGAATCCGGGTGGCCCGGGCGCGTCCGGGTACGAGTTCATCTCCGAATCACTCGGCTACGCGGTCGGCCCTCGTCTCCAAGAGCACTTCGACGTGGTCGGGTTCGATCCACGCGGCGTGGGGCGCTCCACCCCCGTGACCTGCTTCGACGACGACGCCGAGAAGGACGCGTTCCTCTACGGCGTGATCCCGGCCGAGCGCGGCAGCGACGAGTGGATCGCCGCCGCCAGAGATGCCAACGAGGACTTCGGCGCCGCGTGTGCCCACCGCACGGGCGAGCTGCTCGCCAATGTCGACACCGAAAGCGCGGCGCGCGACCTCGACCTGTTGCGCGCGATCGTCGGCGACGAGAAGCTGAATTACCTCGGGTATTCCTACGGCACGCTCCTCGGCGCGACCTACGCCGACCTCTACCCCGACAAGGTGGGCCGCCTCGTGCTCGATGGCGCGGTCGACCCGACGACCACCCTCGACGAAGTGAACATCGCCCAATCGATCGGGTTCGAGCACGCGCTGAAGGGCTACCTCGCCGACTGCCTCGCGTCCGACGAATGCCCGTTCGCGGGCACGGTCGACGAAGCGGCCGACGAGGTCGGGCGCCTGCTCGCCTCGGTCGACGCGAGTCCGCTGCAGGGCAGCGACGGGCGGCAGCTCGGCGCCGACGCCCTCGTGCTCGCGATCATCTATCCGCTCTACAGTCCCGAGACCTGGCCGTACCTCAGCGACATGTTCGAGTCCGTCATGTTCGGCCAGGCCGATACGGCCCTCGCGTTCGCCGACGGCTACAACGGCCGCGAGACCGACGGCACGTACCGCGACAACTCGGTCGAAGCGTTCCGCGCGATCAACTGCCTCGATAACACCTACGACGATGATGTCTCGTCGATGCGGCAGCGGGCGGCCGAGCTCGCCGAGGCCGCGCCGATCATCGGGCCGTACTTCAGCTTCGGCGACATCGGGTGTGCGAACTGGCCGTATGCGGCCGACGGGCCGCCAGCGCCCACCACCGCCGAGGGCGCGGCGCCCATCCTCGTCGTCGGCACGACCGGCGATCCGGCCACCCCCTACGACGACGCGGTCGCGCTCGCCGATCAGCTCGACAGCGGCGTGCTCGTGACCTACGACGGCGAGGGGCACACCGCCTATCGCAAGTCCAATGCGTGCGTCGACCAGGCCGTCGAGGCGTATTTCCTCGACGGAACCGTGCCCTCGTCCGACCCCGGGTGCTGA